A stretch of the Bacillota bacterium genome encodes the following:
- the groL gene encoding chaperonin GroEL (60 kDa chaperone family; promotes refolding of misfolded polypeptides especially under stressful conditions; forms two stacked rings of heptamers to form a barrel-shaped 14mer; ends can be capped by GroES; misfolded proteins enter the barrel where they are refolded when GroES binds) yields the protein MAKQIIFREEARRALEKGVNTLADAVRITLGPKGRNVVLEKKFGSPTITNDGVTIAREIEVEDPFENMGAQLVKEVATKTNDVAGDGTTTATVLAQAIIREGLKNVAAGANPMIMKKGIEKAVEKAVEEIKKISKPIESKEAIAQVASISAADPEIGKLIAEAMEKVGNDGVITVEESQTMGTTLEVVEGMNFDRGYVSPYMITDTDKMEAVLNEPYILITDKKISAVQELLPVLEKIVQAGKQLLLIAEDVEGEALATLVVNKLRGTFTCVAVKAPAFGERRKAMLEDIAILTGGQVISEELGRKLENTTLNMLGQARQVRVKKEETIIVDGRGSESDIKARIAQIKKQYEESTSEYDKEKLQERLAKLAGGVAVIQVGAATETEMKEKKHRIEDALAATRAAVEEGIVAGGGTALIDILPALDELKAEGDEQTGINIVKKALEEPVRQIANNAGVEGSVVVEKVKAAGLGIGFNALTEQYEDMIAAGIVDPAKVTRSALQNAASIAAMVLTTECLVADKPEENKGNMPPGMGGMGGMM from the coding sequence ATGGCAAAACAGATTATTTTCCGGGAAGAGGCTCGTCGGGCGTTAGAGAAAGGCGTCAACACCCTGGCGGACGCTGTCCGGATTACTTTGGGACCGAAAGGTCGTAATGTAGTTCTGGAAAAGAAATTTGGTTCCCCGACCATCACCAACGACGGGGTAACCATTGCCAGAGAAATTGAAGTGGAAGATCCATTCGAAAATATGGGTGCGCAACTGGTGAAGGAGGTTGCCACCAAGACCAACGATGTCGCCGGTGATGGGACCACGACCGCTACGGTTCTGGCCCAGGCCATTATTCGCGAAGGTTTGAAGAACGTGGCGGCTGGTGCCAACCCGATGATTATGAAAAAGGGTATCGAGAAGGCCGTTGAGAAGGCGGTCGAGGAAATCAAGAAGATCAGTAAACCGATTGAAAGCAAAGAAGCGATCGCTCAGGTTGCTTCCATTTCCGCAGCTGATCCCGAAATCGGTAAACTGATCGCCGAAGCAATGGAAAAAGTTGGTAACGACGGGGTCATCACGGTTGAAGAATCCCAGACCATGGGCACTACGCTGGAAGTCGTTGAAGGGATGAACTTTGACCGTGGTTATGTCTCGCCATACATGATTACTGATACTGATAAGATGGAAGCCGTTTTAAACGAGCCATACATCTTGATCACCGATAAGAAAATTTCGGCAGTCCAAGAACTCTTGCCAGTCTTGGAGAAAATCGTGCAAGCCGGCAAACAGCTCTTATTAATCGCTGAAGACGTGGAAGGCGAAGCCCTGGCGACACTGGTAGTCAACAAACTGCGCGGGACTTTCACCTGTGTGGCAGTTAAGGCACCAGCCTTTGGTGAACGCCGGAAGGCTATGCTGGAAGACATTGCCATTTTGACCGGCGGTCAAGTCATCAGCGAGGAACTTGGTCGTAAACTTGAAAACACGACCTTGAACATGCTTGGTCAGGCGCGGCAGGTACGCGTCAAGAAAGAAGAAACTATCATCGTGGATGGCCGCGGCTCCGAAAGCGACATCAAGGCCCGGATCGCCCAGATCAAGAAGCAGTACGAAGAGTCTACTTCTGAGTACGATAAGGAGAAACTGCAAGAGCGGCTGGCTAAACTGGCCGGCGGTGTAGCCGTGATCCAGGTCGGTGCGGCGACCGAAACCGAAATGAAGGAGAAAAAGCACCGCATTGAGGATGCCCTAGCAGCGACTCGAGCGGCGGTCGAAGAAGGCATTGTTGCGGGTGGCGGTACGGCGTTGATTGATATTCTCCCAGCGCTGGATGAACTGAAGGCCGAGGGTGATGAGCAGACGGGTATTAACATCGTGAAGAAGGCCCTCGAAGAGCCAGTGCGGCAGATCGCCAACAACGCTGGCGTGGAAGGTTCTGTTGTTGTGGAGAAAGTCAAAGCGGCGGGACTGGGTATTGGCTTTAACGCTCTAACTGAACAGTATGAAGACATGATCGCGGCTGGAATTGTTGACCCGGCGAAAGTAACCCGTTCCGCGCTGCAGAATGCGGCCAGTATTGCGGCAATGGTGCTAACTACTGAGTGCCTGGTTGCTGATAAGCCCGAGGAGAATAAGGGCAACATGCCTCCTGGAATGGGCGGCATGGGCGGCATGATGTAA
- the moaC gene encoding cyclic pyranopterin monophosphate synthase MoaC, giving the protein MAEFTHFNEAGRARMVDVTGKADTQREAVARGRITMQPATLTRILQGEMTKGDVLGVAQVAGIMGAKQTSQLIPMCHPLFLTGVDLTFWPDLSNNCINIEAKVRTTGKTGVEMEALTAVAVAALAIYDMCKAVDKGMTIENVRLVEKTGGKSGTFRREGEDEWARS; this is encoded by the coding sequence ATGGCGGAGTTTACTCACTTCAACGAAGCGGGTCGGGCGCGGATGGTGGACGTGACCGGCAAAGCCGATACCCAGCGGGAGGCGGTGGCCCGCGGGCGAATCACTATGCAGCCGGCAACCCTAACCCGCATTTTGCAGGGCGAGATGACCAAAGGAGATGTCCTGGGGGTAGCCCAGGTGGCCGGTATCATGGGAGCCAAGCAGACCAGCCAGTTGATTCCGATGTGCCATCCCCTTTTTCTGACGGGCGTTGATCTGACTTTTTGGCCTGATCTCAGCAATAATTGTATTAATATTGAAGCAAAAGTCAGAACCACGGGAAAGACGGGGGTCGAAATGGAGGCTCTGACGGCGGTCGCAGTGGCGGCCTTAGCCATCTACGATATGTGCAAGGCTGTTGATAAGGGAATGACTATTGAAAATGTCCGTTTGGTGGAGAAAACCGGCGGTAAAAGTGGAACATTTAGACGTGAGGGGGAAGACGAATGGGCAAGATCGTAG
- the moaA gene encoding GTP 3',8-cyclase MoaA, whose protein sequence is MEDGYFRTVNYLRISITDKCNLRCIYCMPAEGIKLKAHEELLRFEELTELVKVAAELGVTKVRLTGGEPLVRKNMVSFVEAIAQVPGIDDIALTTNGVLLPKLGPALKQAGLKRVNVSLDSLQPARFRWITRVGEWIDTWAGIETALELGFDPVKINMVVIRGVNDDEILDFVDLTYRYPLHVRFIEFMPIGTSDGWAQKRLVPYAEIKEIIEKRVELIPVKSVKGNGPAKYYQLPGTKGTVGFISPITNHFCQHCNRLRLTAEGKLRPCLHSSWEIDLKASLRAGASREQLAELFREAIRRKPQHHTMSDDGWQDQPRMMYQIGG, encoded by the coding sequence CTGGAAGACGGCTATTTCCGTACGGTTAACTACCTGAGGATCTCCATCACCGACAAGTGCAATCTCCGCTGTATCTATTGCATGCCGGCTGAGGGGATCAAACTCAAGGCCCACGAAGAGTTACTCCGGTTTGAAGAACTGACTGAACTGGTGAAAGTCGCGGCGGAGCTGGGGGTGACCAAGGTCCGGTTGACCGGGGGAGAACCGCTGGTCCGTAAAAACATGGTTTCTTTCGTCGAGGCCATCGCGCAGGTGCCGGGGATCGACGACATTGCGCTCACGACGAATGGGGTGCTGTTACCGAAACTGGGGCCAGCCTTAAAGCAGGCTGGGCTGAAGCGGGTAAACGTCAGCCTGGATAGCCTGCAGCCAGCGCGATTCCGGTGGATTACCCGGGTGGGTGAATGGATAGACACCTGGGCTGGGATTGAAACGGCCCTGGAACTGGGCTTCGACCCGGTTAAGATTAACATGGTGGTGATCCGGGGAGTCAATGACGACGAGATTCTTGATTTTGTTGATCTTACCTATCGCTATCCGCTGCATGTCCGTTTTATCGAGTTCATGCCGATTGGCACGAGTGATGGCTGGGCCCAAAAGCGGCTGGTTCCTTACGCGGAGATTAAAGAAATAATCGAAAAACGAGTCGAGCTCATCCCAGTCAAAAGCGTTAAAGGAAACGGGCCGGCCAAGTACTATCAGCTGCCGGGGACCAAGGGTACAGTTGGTTTTATCAGTCCAATCACCAACCACTTCTGTCAGCACTGCAACCGCCTGCGTTTAACAGCCGAAGGCAAGCTGCGTCCTTGTCTCCACAGCAGCTGGGAGATTGACTTGAAAGCTTCCTTGCGTGCCGGCGCCAGCCGGGAACAACTGGCGGAGCTATTTCGGGAAGCGATTCGGCGGAAACCGCAGCACCATACGATGAGCGATGACGGCTGGCAAGACCAGCCGCGGATGATGTACCAGATTGGAGGTTGA
- the hpt gene encoding hypoxanthine phosphoribosyltransferase: MLTIERRILITTEQIKQRVKEMGKEITRDYADRELLIVGILKGAFVFMADLVREITIPVALDFMDVSSYGSATESSGVVRIMKDLDQSIEGKHVLVVEDIIDTGLTLHYIQENLRSRRAASVKICAFLDKPSRRKVNIYPDYLGFSIPDAFVVGYGLDYAEKFRQLPYVAVLGPEDYQA, encoded by the coding sequence ATGTTGACGATTGAACGCCGGATCTTAATAACAACCGAGCAGATTAAACAGCGCGTCAAGGAGATGGGAAAGGAAATCACCAGGGATTATGCGGACCGAGAGCTTTTGATCGTGGGGATCCTTAAAGGAGCTTTTGTGTTCATGGCTGACCTGGTTCGGGAAATTACCATACCTGTTGCCCTAGATTTTATGGATGTGTCCAGTTATGGATCGGCGACGGAATCATCGGGAGTGGTCCGGATCATGAAGGACCTGGACCAAAGCATCGAGGGTAAACACGTCCTGGTCGTTGAGGATATCATCGATACGGGATTGACCCTTCATTATATTCAAGAAAACTTGCGTTCACGCCGCGCAGCCAGCGTGAAGATCTGTGCTTTCCTTGATAAACCCAGCCGGCGTAAAGTAAATATTTACCCGGATTACTTGGGTTTTTCGATTCCTGATGCATTTGTCGTGGGTTATGGGCTGGATTACGCCGAGAAGTTCCGTCAATTACCTTATGTGGCTGTTTTAGGCCCCGAAGACTACCAGGCTTAG
- a CDS encoding DUF2092 domain-containing protein, which yields MSEITGEGELGMWFRVTKRKLAIFFLAILIIFLCTVVYHWWFNHSAVVPEELIGVAIENTARAQSYRYEIVARSQVDGQFRTLSEITGEKAKNGDFHIKGVMVNSPVDIYQIGDITYHKDLFTNKWIVTEGSNLAKMQVLMTEINPLAHFNFRQVVGVKYLGQEKVRDERCYVLECQPHLENQYLELFWTEFIYQLWIDRKDQLIRKACIKARHKSNANAALSIDVQLYDFNQNLEIKPPR from the coding sequence GTGAGTGAAATTACGGGTGAGGGGGAACTGGGGATGTGGTTCAGGGTAACGAAGCGGAAGTTGGCTATTTTTTTTCTGGCCATTCTGATCATTTTCTTATGTACAGTCGTTTATCATTGGTGGTTCAATCACAGTGCGGTTGTACCCGAGGAACTCATTGGTGTGGCGATTGAAAACACGGCCCGGGCCCAGAGTTACCGTTATGAAATAGTGGCGCGTTCTCAGGTTGATGGTCAGTTCCGCACCTTGAGCGAAATCACGGGAGAAAAGGCTAAGAACGGCGATTTTCACATCAAGGGGGTCATGGTGAATTCGCCAGTTGATATTTACCAGATTGGTGACATCACTTACCATAAGGATTTATTCACCAACAAATGGATTGTGACTGAAGGCAGCAATCTGGCGAAAATGCAGGTGTTGATGACGGAAATCAATCCCCTGGCCCATTTCAACTTTCGACAGGTGGTTGGTGTCAAGTATCTTGGCCAGGAAAAGGTTCGCGATGAGCGGTGTTATGTGCTTGAATGCCAGCCACATCTGGAAAACCAGTACCTTGAACTCTTCTGGACTGAGTTTATTTATCAACTGTGGATTGACCGAAAAGACCAGCTGATCCGCAAAGCGTGCATCAAAGCCAGGCATAAGAGCAATGCTAACGCAGCTCTTTCCATCGATGTTCAGTTGTACGACTTTAACCAGAACCTCGAGATAAAACCTCCTAGATAA
- a CDS encoding MogA/MoaB family molybdenum cofactor biosynthesis protein encodes MIRVGVLIMSDKGSRGERVDACGDVIREMVKEIDGEVVAYAVLPDEQPAIQDHLIDFADNQRLDLVLTSGGTGFSPRDVTPEATLAVVHKLVPGIAEAMRLESLKITPKAMLSRAIAGIRGRTLIINLPGSPKAVRECLAVVLPALPHGIEILRGEAFECAEG; translated from the coding sequence GTGATTAGAGTTGGCGTTTTGATCATGAGTGATAAGGGCTCGCGCGGGGAACGGGTGGATGCCTGCGGGGATGTGATCCGGGAAATGGTTAAAGAGATCGATGGAGAGGTGGTGGCCTACGCCGTGCTCCCTGATGAGCAACCGGCCATCCAGGATCATCTGATCGATTTTGCCGATAACCAGCGGTTAGACCTGGTACTGACCTCGGGTGGGACCGGGTTCAGTCCTCGCGATGTAACCCCCGAAGCCACTCTGGCGGTAGTGCATAAACTGGTTCCTGGGATTGCTGAGGCTATGCGTTTGGAAAGTCTCAAGATCACTCCCAAAGCGATGCTGTCACGGGCCATTGCTGGCATCCGAGGAAGAACATTGATTATTAATCTGCCAGGCAGCCCTAAGGCGGTCCGCGAGTGCCTGGCGGTGGTGCTGCCAGCCCTGCCGCACGGGATTGAAATTCTGCGCGGTGAGGCTTTTGAGTGTGCCGAAGGTTAA
- a CDS encoding 5-formyltetrahydrofolate cyclo-ligase — protein MDLKIKLRQELLQRRLGLTPQTVEEKSEVIIHRLIDLPEFQSAQAVMTYVSFRHEVSTELLIKQALARGKKVFVPVTDWEQKRLVPSRLLNYPDDLTEARYGLREPKKDRRRPGDPDEIDLVVVPAVAFDRQGYRLGYGAGFYDRFLANLKASTLVIGLSFAQQLVATVCPEAHDRPVTMIITEEGILDFRPKKQDNFSGCRKSTVK, from the coding sequence GTGGATTTAAAAATCAAACTGCGGCAGGAATTGCTCCAGCGACGGCTGGGGCTGACGCCGCAGACGGTGGAAGAAAAAAGCGAGGTGATTATTCACCGCCTGATTGATCTGCCGGAGTTTCAGTCGGCGCAGGCGGTAATGACTTATGTCAGCTTTCGCCACGAGGTCAGCACGGAACTATTGATTAAACAGGCCCTGGCCAGGGGGAAAAAGGTTTTTGTCCCGGTGACTGACTGGGAGCAGAAACGGTTGGTCCCTTCCCGGTTATTAAATTATCCAGACGACCTGACTGAGGCCCGCTATGGCTTGCGGGAACCGAAAAAGGACCGCCGGCGGCCGGGCGACCCTGATGAGATTGATCTGGTGGTGGTGCCGGCGGTAGCCTTTGATCGGCAAGGATACCGCTTGGGTTATGGGGCGGGTTTTTACGACCGGTTTTTGGCTAACCTTAAGGCCTCGACACTGGTGATCGGGTTAAGCTTTGCCCAACAGTTGGTAGCGACAGTTTGTCCGGAGGCGCATGATCGACCAGTAACCATGATTATTACTGAAGAAGGGATTCTAGATTTTCGCCCAAAAAAGCAGGATAATTTTAGTGGATGTCGAAAGAGTACAGTAAAATAA
- a CDS encoding DMT family transporter: MQLFIFALFTLLIGFVGALQNVFNNAMKSFIGLWETTFFVHLSGAVVALIAMLFFGQGTFWQLEKAPWFAWLGGVCGVIIISGIVLSIPRLGVVGTVGLFVFGQLLLSVLIDQFGLFGVRQLPLTFMKASGLVLMGLGLWFFFRG; the protein is encoded by the coding sequence ATGCAGTTATTTATTTTTGCCTTGTTTACTCTGTTGATCGGTTTCGTCGGGGCTCTGCAGAATGTCTTTAATAATGCAATGAAAAGCTTTATCGGCCTATGGGAGACGACTTTTTTTGTTCACCTCTCCGGTGCGGTTGTCGCTCTAATTGCCATGCTTTTTTTTGGACAGGGGACGTTCTGGCAGTTGGAGAAAGCCCCATGGTTTGCCTGGCTGGGCGGGGTGTGTGGCGTGATCATTATCAGCGGCATCGTTCTGAGTATCCCTCGGCTGGGGGTTGTTGGAACGGTTGGATTGTTCGTATTTGGACAACTTCTGCTTTCGGTCCTGATCGACCAGTTTGGTTTATTCGGCGTCAGGCAGTTACCTCTCACCTTCATGAAAGCGAGTGGTCTGGTCTTAATGGGCCTGGGCCTATGGTTTTTCTTCCGCGGGTAA
- the groES gene encoding co-chaperone GroES has protein sequence MKLSPLGDRVVIKVLEIEEKTKSGIVLPDTAKEKPQEGEIKAVGTGRVLDNGQRVPLEVKVGDRVIFSKYAGTEVKVDGEEYLILSERDILAIVG, from the coding sequence ATGAAGCTCAGTCCATTGGGTGACCGTGTCGTGATCAAAGTCCTCGAAATCGAAGAAAAAACCAAGAGTGGGATTGTACTGCCTGACACCGCGAAAGAAAAACCGCAAGAAGGCGAGATCAAGGCTGTTGGTACCGGGCGGGTGCTCGATAATGGACAACGGGTACCGCTGGAAGTCAAAGTTGGGGACCGCGTGATCTTTTCCAAGTATGCGGGCACAGAAGTTAAGGTTGATGGAGAAGAGTACCTCATCCTGTCAGAGAGGGATATCCTGGCAATTGTAGGTTAA
- a CDS encoding molybdopterin biosynthesis protein, translating into MPRQVYVDNVPREEALQRYFSRLEELSGLRPGQPQIVPVVESLGRVTAGPVYARLSSPHYHASAMDGVAVRSADTFGAAETTPVRLRLGEQGVVVDTGDPLPSGYDAVIMIEEINFVEPDLIEIIQPAVPWQHVRMIGEDVVATEMLLPANHLIRPYDLGALLAGGLTEVEVYPQPQVAIVPTGTEIVEPDRVVKPGEIIEFNSRVLAGLVTEWGGQPYRHEILRDDYAEIKQTISELVERFDVVVVNAGSSAGREDFTAEVIRELGEVVVHGVAIKPGKPVILGIVRNKPVVGLPGYPVSAVLTGELFVRPIIYRLRGHLAPERERVTAMVTRKTVSPLGVEEFVRVKLGQVGEKIVVTPLPRGAGLITSLVKADGVLRIPRFSEGFAAGEQVEVELLKPRAEVLNTTVIIGSHDLVLDVLASQLRQTHPEWSLSSAHVGSLSGLAALRRGEAHAAGIHLLDEATGEYNESYVRRMLPGEPVILLNLTYRQQGLLVAKGNPKGITGLADLKRGDLTFVNRQRGAGTRILLDYELRRLGIDVTTIRGYNREEFTHMAVAAAVASGTADAGLGILAAARALDLDFLPVAVERYDLCIPKRFWDSPYIQRLLDVINQPVFREQVERLGGYDLRDCGRVVWES; encoded by the coding sequence ATGCCTCGACAGGTTTATGTAGATAACGTTCCCCGTGAAGAGGCCCTCCAGCGTTACTTTAGCCGGCTGGAAGAACTGAGTGGCTTAAGGCCAGGGCAGCCCCAGATTGTGCCGGTGGTGGAAAGCTTGGGGCGGGTCACGGCCGGGCCGGTGTATGCCCGGCTTTCTTCACCGCATTATCACGCCTCAGCCATGGATGGGGTGGCGGTGCGCAGTGCAGACACCTTTGGGGCTGCGGAGACCACCCCGGTTCGGCTGCGGCTGGGTGAGCAGGGGGTGGTGGTGGATACGGGTGATCCACTGCCAAGTGGTTATGATGCAGTGATCATGATTGAGGAGATCAATTTTGTCGAGCCGGATCTGATCGAGATCATCCAGCCGGCGGTGCCGTGGCAGCACGTGCGGATGATCGGGGAAGACGTGGTGGCAACAGAAATGCTTTTACCCGCCAACCACTTGATCCGCCCGTATGACCTGGGGGCGCTGCTGGCGGGTGGGCTGACTGAAGTGGAGGTGTATCCTCAACCCCAGGTGGCTATCGTGCCAACCGGCACGGAAATTGTGGAACCTGACCGGGTTGTAAAACCGGGAGAAATCATTGAATTTAATTCCCGTGTCCTGGCCGGTCTGGTGACTGAGTGGGGCGGGCAGCCCTACCGGCACGAAATCCTGCGCGATGATTACGCGGAGATTAAGCAGACAATCAGTGAACTAGTCGAACGGTTCGACGTAGTGGTGGTTAATGCGGGTTCTTCGGCTGGTCGGGAGGACTTTACCGCTGAGGTGATCCGTGAACTGGGCGAAGTGGTGGTGCACGGCGTGGCCATTAAGCCAGGTAAACCGGTGATCCTGGGGATTGTGCGGAACAAGCCCGTGGTTGGTCTTCCCGGGTACCCGGTCTCGGCCGTCCTGACCGGCGAACTGTTCGTTCGACCAATTATTTATCGGCTGCGTGGACACCTTGCCCCCGAGCGGGAACGGGTGACGGCGATGGTGACGCGCAAGACGGTGTCACCGCTGGGTGTTGAAGAGTTTGTGCGGGTTAAACTGGGGCAGGTTGGGGAAAAAATAGTGGTCACCCCGCTACCTCGCGGTGCAGGCCTGATCACTTCATTGGTTAAGGCTGATGGGGTCTTACGCATTCCCCGCTTTTCTGAGGGTTTCGCTGCCGGGGAGCAAGTAGAGGTGGAACTGCTCAAGCCCCGCGCGGAGGTCCTCAACACCACAGTAATCATCGGCAGTCATGATCTGGTCCTGGATGTGCTGGCCAGCCAATTGCGGCAAACCCATCCAGAGTGGAGCCTGTCCTCCGCGCACGTGGGCAGCCTGAGCGGGCTGGCGGCTTTGCGCCGGGGGGAAGCGCACGCCGCCGGGATTCATCTGCTCGATGAAGCCACCGGCGAGTACAATGAAAGCTACGTTCGCCGTATGCTGCCCGGAGAGCCAGTGATCTTGCTGAATTTGACATATCGTCAGCAAGGGCTGCTGGTCGCCAAGGGTAACCCTAAAGGAATTACCGGCCTGGCTGATCTCAAGCGAGGCGATCTAACCTTCGTCAACCGCCAGCGTGGTGCCGGCACCAGGATCCTGCTGGATTATGAACTGCGGCGGCTGGGGATTGACGTAACGACGATTCGAGGCTACAACCGGGAAGAATTTACCCACATGGCAGTCGCGGCGGCTGTCGCGAGCGGTACGGCAGATGCAGGCCTGGGGATCCTGGCGGCGGCCCGGGCCCTTGACCTGGACTTTTTGCCCGTGGCGGTGGAGCGGTATGACCTGTGTATACCGAAACGGTTTTGGGACTCCCCTTATATCCAGCGTTTGTTGGACGTAATCAACCAGCCGGTGTTTCGGGAGCAGGTGGAGCGGCTGGGAGGTTATGACCTGCGCGATTGCGGCCGGGTGGTTTGGGAATCCTAA
- a CDS encoding MOSC domain-containing protein: MGKIVAVCTSTGKGERKTNVGQGRLIADFGLEGDAHGGTWHRQVSLLAMESIEKMRQMGLDVGPGDFAENLTTEGIELTSLPIGTRLRIGGQALGEVTQIGKECHTRCAIYYQAGDCVMPREGIFIRILRGGEVKVGDPIEVVDRD, from the coding sequence ATGGGCAAGATCGTAGCGGTATGCACCAGTACAGGCAAAGGAGAACGGAAGACCAATGTCGGGCAGGGACGTCTGATCGCCGATTTTGGTTTGGAAGGAGATGCCCACGGAGGAACGTGGCACCGGCAGGTTAGCTTGCTGGCCATGGAAAGTATTGAAAAAATGCGGCAGATGGGTCTGGATGTGGGGCCCGGCGACTTCGCAGAGAACCTGACGACCGAAGGGATTGAACTAACCTCATTACCTATCGGAACCAGGCTGCGCATTGGTGGCCAGGCCCTTGGCGAAGTTACTCAGATCGGCAAGGAGTGCCACACCCGCTGTGCTATTTATTATCAGGCGGGGGATTGTGTCATGCCTCGCGAAGGGATCTTCATCCGCATTCTGCGCGGTGGCGAAGTTAAAGTAGGCGACCCAATCGAGGTGGTTGACCGTGATTAG
- a CDS encoding molybdopterin molybdotransferase MoeA, with the protein MSELFQVITLEQACQLMAQHLPQPQLTVEQVPLTAALGRRLANDVIAEDDLPGFSRSTVDGFAVRASDTFGASEGLPAYLDLAGEVLMGQAADRPVQPGQAIKISTGGMLPPGADAVVMVEYTEPLDHRTIGVTRSVAPGENVIRRGEDVQAGELIFTRGHRLKAQDLGLLAALGRSTVEVLAPVPIGIISTGDEVVTPETQPGPGQVRDMNSYTLFGLVQMAGGRPKLYGIVPDDFTQLQEKLAQALEENQIVLLSGGSSVGTRDVTVQVINALGSPGVLYHGLAIRPGKPTIGAVLNQKPVFGLPGHPVSAMVVFDLVVRPLIDGRMINPALQEGIPVPARITRSLASAAGREDFIRVQLRREQREYLAEPILGKSGLLTTMVRADGLVKIPLDKQGLVAGELVEVWLFE; encoded by the coding sequence ATGTCAGAACTTTTTCAAGTAATTACCCTGGAACAGGCTTGCCAGTTAATGGCGCAACATCTACCCCAACCGCAATTAACAGTAGAACAGGTTCCTTTGACCGCGGCTCTTGGGCGCCGGCTGGCCAATGATGTTATAGCGGAAGACGATCTGCCAGGATTCAGCCGTTCGACGGTTGATGGATTTGCGGTTCGGGCCAGTGATACCTTTGGAGCCTCTGAGGGACTACCGGCCTACCTGGACTTAGCGGGCGAAGTGCTGATGGGTCAGGCCGCTGATCGGCCCGTCCAGCCCGGCCAGGCCATCAAAATCTCGACCGGGGGGATGCTGCCGCCGGGGGCAGACGCGGTGGTCATGGTGGAGTACACCGAGCCGCTGGACCACCGGACCATTGGGGTTACCCGGTCAGTCGCCCCCGGGGAAAACGTCATCCGCCGGGGGGAAGATGTTCAGGCGGGTGAATTGATTTTTACTCGGGGACATCGTCTGAAAGCTCAGGATCTAGGACTGCTGGCGGCACTTGGTCGATCGACGGTGGAGGTGTTAGCCCCGGTGCCAATCGGGATCATCTCGACGGGTGATGAGGTTGTTACCCCGGAGACCCAGCCCGGCCCGGGCCAGGTACGCGATATGAATTCTTATACCCTTTTTGGACTGGTGCAGATGGCCGGGGGCCGGCCGAAGTTATATGGCATCGTTCCCGATGATTTTACCCAACTCCAGGAGAAACTGGCTCAGGCCTTGGAAGAAAACCAGATCGTTTTGCTTTCTGGCGGTAGTTCCGTGGGGACGCGGGACGTGACTGTCCAGGTGATCAATGCCCTGGGCAGTCCCGGTGTTCTGTACCACGGTTTAGCCATTCGGCCTGGTAAACCGACCATCGGTGCGGTGCTTAATCAAAAACCCGTGTTTGGCCTGCCTGGTCACCCGGTTTCGGCCATGGTTGTGTTTGACCTTGTAGTCCGTCCGCTGATAGATGGCCGGATGATCAACCCGGCACTCCAGGAAGGAATACCGGTCCCAGCCAGAATAACCCGAAGCCTGGCCTCGGCAGCTGGCCGTGAAGATTTTATTCGGGTGCAGTTGCGCCGGGAGCAGAGGGAATACCTGGCGGAGCCGATTCTTGGGAAGTCAGGCTTGCTGACCACCATGGTGAGGGCGGATGGATTGGTAAAGATCCCGCTGGACAAACAGGGATTGGTAGCGGGCGAATTGGTTGAGGTGTGGCTATTTGAGTAG